The genomic window CCAGAACCGCGTACTGCAGGATGAGGTCCGGCGCCTGAAGGAGTGGCAGGGTCTGGCGGCGCGTCTTGAGGCTGAAAACCGCTCGCTGCGCACCCTTCTGAATGTTCCGGCGGACCCCCTGTATCACCAGACCACAGCCCGCATTGTTGCCAGTCCGGGCGGGGGTTTCCAGAAAAGCCTGGTGGCGATGGCGGGTCTGGAAGACGGTGTGGACAGGAATCATCTGGCAGTCACAGATCAGGGACTTGTGGGCCGCGTCATTGAATCCGGCCGCCGGTCCTCGCGTATCCTGCTGCTGACGGACATCGTATCCCGTGTTCCCGTCCTGGTGGGTGAAAACCGGCATCCGGCTGTCCTGGGTGGCACAAATGGCCTGCGGCCCCGGCTGTTCCACCTGCATCCGGATACCGTGATCCGGGAAGGG from Pseudomonadota bacterium includes these protein-coding regions:
- the mreC gene encoding rod shape-determining protein MreC, producing VALMIANQTSPRVFDSIRMRIVDAFAPVLAIMASPVDTAVQAMNSLRNMGNVYSQNRVLQDEVRRLKEWQGLAARLEAENRSLRTLLNVPADPLYHQTTARIVASPGGGFQKSLVAMAGLEDGVDRNHLAVTDQGLVGRVIESGRRSSRILLLTDIVSRVPVLVGENRHPAVLGGTNGLRPRLFHLHPDTVIREGDRIVTSGEGGLFPRDIPVGVVAATTSQEVGLLADPARLDFVRILKTAMPAGTP